From the genome of Phoenix dactylifera cultivar Barhee BC4 chromosome 17, palm_55x_up_171113_PBpolish2nd_filt_p, whole genome shotgun sequence:
AGGATAAACTGATACACTAATCAAtgcagaaaacaaaagaatggaTTATAAACAAGAGCACTAACACCATTATGCAATGCGTAGTATATCTATGGAAGAAGCTGGAGTTATATAGAAACAGAAAAAGATTCCTCCAGAGTTTTAGTTTTGCTTACCTCAGTCTCTCTGGATGCTGACCTGACTTCAGCCAATTTCTGCTCGGTTTCTAcaatcttcctcctctcctcggAAATCTCctgctgaatcttttctttcTGCTTCTCCCATGCCAGCACCTTCTTCAGGCATTTCTTCTCCCTCCTCGCCACTTCCAGGCAAGTCCTTGCAGACTCCGATGCACTCAGCTTTGATGCCTCCATCTCAGCCCGTATCTCGGCATTCTCAGTCTCCAGCCTCCTGACAGCAGCATTCGCACGATCCACTTGTCCACTCGCCTTCTTTAGCGCATTCTCCATCTCAGTCAGCCGCTTCATCGTCGCATCGTCCAGCGCCTGCTTCCCCTTCTTCACGCGCTGGTTCTCCTCCCTCTCCATTCTCAGTGTCCTCAGCTCAATCATGTCATTGCTCAGCTTCCGAGCGGCCTGCAGCGCCGTCTTCTGAGCCCAGTCCCTTCGATCCCTCACCTGAACCTCGAGCTCCCTAATCTGGCGAACAAGGTCCAAAATCATCTCTTTTTTGTGGTCCTCAGCCCCATCCAGCGACTTCCCTTCCTCCTCGAGGTTCATCGCCTCCAATGACTTCAGCACAGAGTCCACAAGATCCTCTTGGGCGTCATCCCCTGCCCCAACAACAGCGGCAGAGGCATCGCCCTGCGGTTGCTCCAAGGACGATGACCCCAAGCCCACCTCCGCCCTCGGCCGTGGCAGAGGCTTCTGACACGGAAGAAAGCCAGCACCCCGGGGCAACTCCGAGGCATTGGCATTCCGCCTCATGGCCGGCGGAAGATCAGTGCTCCCACCGCCGCCCGCCGCCGCATGGAAATTGCAGAGGGCGGCCGGCGGCAGAGCACAGTCGGCGCCATCAGCAGCGCCGCATCCGGCAGCGGAGTCGGGGGCTGGGGCGAGGGTGGGGGCGGGGTAGGGGGTGGCGGACGGGGGGAGGGCGGGGATGTCGATGGTACTAGCACGACCGACATGGAGGTCGCTCATCAGAAGGCACCACATGGCGTCGCCTCGGCTGAGATGGGGGCGGATTTGTTGAAGAAGGCACACCATTCCGGCGAGGGAGTACTCCTGGAGGTGGCGGAGGTCGGTGAATCCGCTCGCCGGGACGCCGCTGCCGGCGTCGCAGTCCCCGGCCGTCGCCGGCGAGCTGAGGTGCGCCATGGCATTTTGGAGGATGTTGGATAGAGCATCCATGGATCCATAGCAGTGGCCGCTGCAAAGCACCGCCCGGAGTGCCGTCTCCTCGTCGTAGCCCAGGGTGACGAGCCTGTTGAGCGCCTCCCGGTAGACAAAGTCGAGATTTTTGAGGAGGAGCTCCTCGAGCTGCTCCTCGGTGCAGTAGCCCCATCCGTTATCGTCGTAGGCGTCGCTGGGGTTAGGGTTCGGGTTAGGGGTGGGCTGGCCGGTGGCCGGATCGCCGTCAGCGGGggcgggggagggggaggggtaggggaagcaggaggaggaggaggccggcgggggtgcggcggcgggggggttggaggaggaggaaggctgGTGCTTGGCAGCGTGACGAGCCTTGCGACCGCTGCGGACAGATCGATCGCGAGCGTTGCCTCCCATCGGCTGCGGGCGTGAGGAGGGCGGCGGGGGCGGCGGAGAAGGGGGCAaggggggaggagggggaggggccgGGATGGAATTGGGGCGATCGAAGGAGGGCGGGGAGGGGGCGAGAGTAAAGAGGCAAGGGAGAgtgtgaggaggaggagggggagggggcggGCAGGCCGACTCGTGGGGGACGAGGAGGCGGAGGGCGTGCCGAGGGAGGCCTCGTGGAGACTCCCATACATGAAAGTGGAGCCCGGACCGGAAGGGCGGGGCCCACAGGTTCAACGGGTCGATTTGGCTGCGAGATGGATAGATGGAGGATGATGGAGTTGGCAGAGGAGGGAAGTCTGGGTTAGCTGGATTTGGGATGAACGGTGGAAGTCGGGCTCGATTGGCTTGGTTCATTGTTGGAGGAAATTGGTGATGAACTTGATTTATGAGTAACGAAAGTAGGGTATGGCAACTAAGGTGTGGTGGCGGTGGAGTGACAACAACGATGGATGATGGCAATCAGAATAGAAGGTTGTAATGGTGAATGATGGGAATGAAATAAAAAGATGATGGATATGAAAAATGGTGTCGTAGAGAAAGTGGCAGAAgaagttttttctttctttatatatACGATAATATAGTTACCAGAAGAGACGATGCAGATCTAAGGTGCAGCGAAGTTTTGATGCCAGATAGTGAGGTCAGATAGTGGTGGTGAGATGGCTTGAGTGTAGTTGTGTTTAAAAAAGGTGAGAAAAGAAAGATGGCTAGAGATGAAAGTTGGTGGCAGGAAAAGAGAGTGGTAGGAGAGGTGGTGTTTTGAAAAGAATGATGGAGCACGGGAGAAAGATAGTTTCAGAAAGAGAGGATGGGGTTAGGGTATGATGATGGCAGTAGTCGCAATGTTGGTGGGGTTTGGCAAAAAGATAGAAGGTTGTATGGTGAGAAACAGTGGTGAAATAAAAAGGTAATATATATGAAAGATGGTAGTAGAAAAGATGGTAGTAGAAAAGATGGCGGAAGGAGTTTTCTATGTAGCAATAGACTTACCGAAAAAGATGATGCAGATCTGAGGATGCAGAAGACTTTTGATGCCGAAATGGTAGTATCAGATGGTAACAACGAAGATGGGGGGCGTAGTAGTGTGTGAAGGTGgtaaaagaagaaagatagTTGGAGAAGCAAGTTGGAGATAGAAAATAGGGCTAGTGGGAGTGAATGATGTCTTGAGAAGGTTGGAGCATCGGAGAAAGATGGTTTAGGGAAGAGGGGTTGGGGTTAGGGTAGGGGAGTCTGGTATAAAAAGTAGGTGATGGTCCATAAACGTTGCCACGTTGGTGCTCATATTTGCCATCTCACATAAAATGTCTGACAGGTGGTTGAGATCTCACGAGATGCAAATTGATGCATGACGTGTGCAGCAAAAAATTGATGTGCCAGCTTGTTTGTCGTTTAATTAATTATTACAAATGAATAGTTAAAAAAATGGTAAAAGAACTTGGTTGCATTAATATTTGCATTGTTATATGGTTAAGGCAATTGAGACTTCATAAGATGAACGCTAGTGTACGACTGTTGTATAAAAAGAGTTCAGTTTTAGCTTATTTGTCGTTTTGTTAGTTACTATAGATGAGGCTAGTACAAAAAGATAGTTTGAGAATTTGTTCGTATTAATATTGGTATTTTCATATGGCATAGAATGCATGACAGCTAGTTGAGACTTCATATAATATACATTTATAGTGCATAACAGTTGTACACAAAAAAGTTGAGTTACCACCTTATTTGTCGTTTCAGTAGTTGCTATGGATGAAGCTAATACAAAAAGATGGTCAAAGAACTTTAGAATGTCTAACGCTAGTTGAGTCTTCACGAGATGCATACTATCCGTTGTGCAAAAAAGAGTTAAATCTAATCTTTTTATCATTTCTTTAGTTACTATTGATGATGCTAGTACTAAAAGGTAGGTTGAGAATTTGGTTGTGTTAATATTTCTTATGCTATTTTGCATAAGATATCTAATAGTTGGTTGAGACTTCACAAGATACACATACTATTGCATAATAGTTGGGCAAAAAAAAGGGTAGATTATCAACCCATTAGTTACTATTGATGACGCTATTACTAAAAGGTAGGTTGAGAATTTGGTTGTATTAATATTTGCTATGCAGTCTGGCACAAAATGTCTTACAACTGATTGAAAACTTTATAAGATACACGGTACGAGTGCATAACAGTTGTGCAAAAAAAAGGAGCTAAGTTATCAACCTATGTCTTTTTGTTTATCACTTTAGATGATGCTATTATAAAAAGATGGTCAGAGAACTTAGTCGTGAAAAAATTTGCACCACTAATTGATAAAGAAAGTCTAATATCAATTAAGATTTTACAAGAACCATGCTAGTATATAACAGTTGTGCAAAAAAGAGTTGAGTTGTTATCTTGTTTATCATTTCATGAGTTACTACTAAGAaagctaaaataaaaaaaatggagaatttggttataataatatttatattgctACTTAGGAAAGAACATCACGCATCTAATTAAGATTTTTAGGAGatacatattagtacatagcaattgtgcaaaaaagaaaaagagaaaaaagagttaAGTTGTTAGCATGATTGTCATTTCATGTTACTATGGATGAGGATACTATAAAAGTATGGCCAAAGAACGTGGTTATGTTAAGATTTGTTTTGCCACTTAAAATAAAATGTTCGGTGGCCAATTTAGACTTCATCAGATGCACACTATGCATAACAATTGTGTTAAAATATAGGATAATACAAAAAAATGATATAAGAATTTAGTTGCACAGCTATTTGGCATAGAATATTTAGTATTTAGTTGAGATCTTCATGAGATGCACATTTGTAAGTAAtaatgtacaaaaaaaaaaagttgatttGCTAGCCTATTTATTGTTTTATTAGTTACAACATATAAGTTTAGGACAGAAAAAAGGAGAGTTATGGTCTAAGAATTTAGTTGTATTAGTATTTTCATCACCACATTGTGTTAAACATAATAGATAGTTGAGGCCTCACGAAATGAGCACTGATGCATAACTCTTTGTGCAAAAAGTTGATATATTAGTCTAATTTGCCATTTCATTAATTGCTATTTATGGATGATTCTAGCAGAAAAAGATAGCATGAGAACTTGGTAGTATCAAAACTAACATTGTTGCCTAGTATTTTACTTTTGATTAGAAGataaaattcattaaatgcaactGATACATAACACATTATGCGAAGTCAAATCGATTAATTAAACCTAATTATAATCACATCAATCACTAAAATATTATGTATGACCCACTAGTGAAAAAGATAGAAAGATCTTGTGAGAGAAGTGAAGTTTAAATGTTACCTAGATAGCATTATTGATGCTAGCCCTTAtgaattgtatttgttttagggAAAGAAGTTTTGAGTAGCAATCCCTTAATTATATTATAGATTGTCAGTccttttcttctaaattttagcaCACACATGTTAACAGCTAAAGCCAAAATATTCATAGTTGGCAACAAGTCAAAAAGGGATAGTTGAATTTAGGGTTTTTGCCTTAGTAGCATGTAATCCATTTTAATGTTAGATGTGAAATAATGATAAACTTAAAATGACggtagaaataaaaaataagtgaCAATATTAGAGGAGGGTAGTCCAAAAAGGTGGCTCTCATTAGAGAAGATTGAGCACATGACAGAGGATTATTAAGAGAAGAGAGGATGCGACTAAGGTGGCTAATATGGTACAAAAGATTGAATAATGACAATAATTAAATGACCAAAAAGATAAAAAGTTAAAATTGATCTCTCAACCTAATTAAAAGTATATTATTAAATAACATCCTAAAAATGATAGAAAACAACTTATAGTATATTTATTTCATACTTTTGAACTAAATACAATTAATCTTTTAAGTTTAAATAGTTTCTTGAATATATTAAATACGTAAAAAAAAGAGCTGTCAAAGGACAGGCACTCATAGATTTTCTTGGGGGAGTTGTCTTGCAGAAAGAGAGGGATACAACAATTGTTAAAAACACTATTTCATATATAGGTTTTGAAATTTAATAGgccaattcatcaaatagatgtccATAATGCCTTCTTACACAATATTATCATAGAAGAAGTATATATGAGCTCACAACTTTGTTCCTTGGTCCAAAAAGGctgtattatttttttggttgtaTAAAGCATGGTACATCCTTAAGCAAGATCCATGCACTTGAATTATGTATCTCCTACATATTTATTAGATCGGTTTTCATCATTCTCTTGCTAATTCTTATCTATATGTATCCCATAGCAACAATATTGCGATTATTATTCTCATTAAATAAAAGAGACTATTGTCATCGGAATAATGTAATTGCCATCCAAAAAGTTTTGTGCTTGATATCTCAACCATGTATTTGCTATAAAAGATTTGAACACTTAAGTTACTTTATGAGCTTAAAAAAGTTGATACAAAATTTTTGTGATGTCTCATGGCTAGCTCATTAGGAGATTCCAAGGTAAATCCCTCAACTCGAATTTCTTGAAGTGATTGTATATGTATATTTCTCCTTTCTAGTTTAGAACtatctctctttatttttttagggCTTGGAGATGTACTTTTCTATCATTGGTAAGctttttttaattgtttctgTTCATGAATGTAGGCTATAAACTAAACCTtgttaatttttgttttctttatttgCATGACTAGCCCTAGATTTAGCTTCTTTATATAAtgcaaatttatatttttatgtttGATGGAGAAAGTATGTCGTTGATCCTTATTATGATATGGTTACTTATAATTTTGATGTCTATAGGGCCAAACTATCTAAATCATTTATTGAATAATTCCACGACATGGTTATCTATAAAGGCATTGAAGGTGTATTGTAATACCTTAACTTGATCAAGGCTGATTTCTATATTATTGTTATCAGATGCTTTAATTCAATTTTGCACCCACTTCGATTCGATCTTCAGAAAGAAGTTAAATGTATCTTGTATTTTTAAAGAGATATAGAGCTATTACTGCTCATTCTTTTGATAGCTTACATTAATATAGGTTATGTTGGTTCTTCTAATAATTTCTAATTTACTAGTCACTATTGTCTTTATTGTTCACAATCTCATTTCTTGATGTATAAATAAACAACCTCCATTTTCTTATTAAAGTATTGAAGATTAAGGTTAATTCTTGGCTCGTATGACAACTGATAGTTGTAATATAACATCTCATGTATCTAGGAAACCACATTCCCAAATGGTAGATATTATTGAAATAATGCCAGTAGATGTTATATTAGCctttataatatataaatattgcaTGTAATTGCAAGTTCTTTAAACAATTATTACATGACATAAATGATATACTAGCAAAGGAGGCATGCTGCGCTGAAAGGTTGTATATAATTATCTTCATTGTAGAAGGTTAAACAATGAAAATATATTATCTTGGTGAATGCAAGGGTGATTTTGAAGGAGCATTCTCTCGAAAAAGCTCGGTATGGAAACGCTTTTTGGAGGTTGTAACGATAACTTCTTCCGAAGGGTGAGATGAAGAAGGGCCAACACCGGAATTCTGATATAAACCAGCCTATTGTGATTCAATTTTTTATACTTTGTAGTACaacaaagaggaaaaaaaaatctcgcaTATCTGGAAGATGATCATATAAAATAGATtcatgattttttaaaaaatacataACATAAATTTTTTAACTATGTTAGAGGCATAAAAAATAGAGTGCAGATGGTTTCACCAAGAAGATAAGATTTTTATGCGGGTACATGgctgcatatatttttttatgcaacCAGTTTCATGGGCATTGGATTAAGTTTTATGCAACCATCTACAACAGTTCCTCTCCTTCATTGGCATTAAATCGGACTCTTTCCTCTTTAACTTGGATCcgactctttcctcttcttttttttttccttcccaaaCTCCTAGTTCCCCTCTCCAATCTACAGCATACCGGCAATATCCTTTGTCGATCCCCCCTCGACCAAAATCGGAAGTAAAATCTCGTTGTAGAAATCTATTTCCTTTTCTCTACCTCTCCTTGGCTTTCTCTCTTCGACCTAAACCGAAATGGCGAGATCCCATTCTAGACACCCTCttggacttaatttcaaactttTCTCTATTTGATAATACAATTATTTTTCTTCGAATACAAACTGCATACAATGAAAAGCAAATTCCTCCAAATGTGGTAGAGATTGACGACCACACACCACCAGTTCATATGGTGGAGAGAGAGTAAAAATCTGCCATTCGTATTATT
Proteins encoded in this window:
- the LOC103706383 gene encoding MND1-interacting protein 1-like → MNQANRARLPPFIPNPANPDFPPLPTPSSSIYPSRSQIDPLNLWAPPFRSGLHFHVWESPRGLPRHALRLLVPHESACPPPPPPPPHTLPCLFTLAPSPPSFDRPNSIPAPPPPPPLPPSPPPPPPSSRPQPMGGNARDRSVRSGRKARHAAKHQPSSSSNPPAAAPPPASSSSCFPYPSPSPAPADGDPATGQPTPNPNPNPSDAYDDNGWGYCTEEQLEELLLKNLDFVYREALNRLVTLGYDEETALRAVLCSGHCYGSMDALSNILQNAMAHLSSPATAGDCDAGSGVPASGFTDLRHLQEYSLAGMVCLLQQIRPHLSRGDAMWCLLMSDLHVGRASTIDIPALPPSATPYPAPTLAPAPDSAAGCGAADGADCALPPAALCNFHAAAGGGGSTDLPPAMRRNANASELPRGAGFLPCQKPLPRPRAEVGLGSSSLEQPQGDASAAVVGAGDDAQEDLVDSVLKSLEAMNLEEEGKSLDGAEDHKKEMILDLVRQIRELEVQVRDRRDWAQKTALQAARKLSNDMIELRTLRMEREENQRVKKGKQALDDATMKRLTEMENALKKASGQVDRANAAVRRLETENAEIRAEMEASKLSASESARTCLEVARREKKCLKKVLAWEKQKEKIQQEISEERRKIVETEQKLAEVRSASRETEAKWKREIKLREQATAQADEARRAREAAEINAKRRLEALRQKLDVNFQRHRDDIKRLEEELFRLQAAAASTQPNNPSFNVLNPGDADAVKALKEGNEKMHTGFNKPQGSSRKLNRNRVCVICLKDEVSVLFLPCAHQVVCVNCNEDHEKKGKGSCPCCNVKIDERIRVYGASS